Proteins co-encoded in one Halorussus salinus genomic window:
- a CDS encoding DUF7521 family protein, whose product MAIPFDPFVPLQLTPPDVPGWVRAVSQAMNLVAAVVGLLIAYQAFRGYRRNDSRPMLFIAVGFALTVGLPFVMLGPMLLLQSNAAAVTAMVLLSNGSTLVGLGCILYALRMPS is encoded by the coding sequence ATGGCGATACCGTTCGACCCCTTCGTCCCCCTGCAACTCACGCCGCCCGACGTACCCGGTTGGGTCCGAGCGGTCTCGCAGGCGATGAACCTCGTCGCCGCGGTCGTCGGCCTCCTCATCGCGTATCAGGCCTTCCGGGGCTACCGGCGCAACGACAGTCGGCCGATGCTGTTCATCGCGGTCGGGTTCGCGCTGACCGTCGGATTACCGTTCGTGATGCTGGGACCGATGCTCCTGTTGCAGAGCAACGCCGCGGCGGTGACGGCGATGGTTCTGCTTTCGAACGGAAGCACGCTCGTCGGACTCGGCTGTATCCTCTACGCCCTCCGGATGCCGAGTTGA
- a CDS encoding ArsR/SmtB family transcription factor yields MSEDCDVEEVAALLEDETVREILTATSIEPMSANALSERCGVSEPTVYRRLEELRACDLVEERTKLDPTAGHHHKVYSPRLERVTVELDEGSLSLSVTRREDVADRFTDLVEGM; encoded by the coding sequence GTGAGTGAGGACTGCGATGTCGAGGAGGTCGCCGCGCTCCTCGAAGACGAGACCGTCCGCGAAATCCTCACAGCTACGAGTATCGAACCCATGTCAGCCAACGCACTGAGCGAACGCTGTGGCGTATCGGAGCCGACCGTCTACCGGCGACTGGAGGAGCTACGCGCCTGCGACCTCGTGGAGGAACGGACCAAACTCGACCCGACCGCGGGCCACCACCACAAGGTGTACTCGCCGCGGTTGGAGCGCGTGACCGTCGAGTTGGACGAGGGGTCGCTGTCGCTCTCGGTGACGCGCCGCGAGGACGTGGCCGACCGGTTCACCGACCTCGTGGAGGGGATGTGA
- a CDS encoding VOC family protein produces the protein MSAITFFATTDLERIVEFYTETVGADVWLEQPDCTILKYDNQLLGFCEREEADTEGILTFVADDREGVDGMHERLADRAREEPHENERYDIYQFFAEDPDGRTVEFQTFCHPTDAV, from the coding sequence GTGAGCGCGATAACGTTCTTCGCCACGACCGACTTGGAGCGCATCGTCGAGTTCTACACCGAGACCGTCGGCGCGGACGTGTGGCTCGAACAGCCCGACTGCACGATTCTGAAGTACGACAACCAACTGCTGGGCTTCTGCGAGCGCGAGGAGGCCGACACCGAGGGCATCCTCACCTTCGTCGCCGACGACCGCGAGGGCGTAGACGGGATGCACGAGCGACTGGCCGACCGCGCCCGCGAGGAGCCCCACGAGAACGAGCGGTACGACATCTACCAGTTCTTCGCCGAGGACCCCGACGGCCGGACCGTCGAGTTCCAGACCTTCTGCCACCCGACCGACGCGGTGTAG
- a CDS encoding Lrp/AsnC family transcriptional regulator encodes MDTYELDEVDHGILYYLQQDARNSTSTEMAEELDITASTVRNRLARLEDEGVIEKYVPQIDYERAGFQLRVLFTCTAPDQPENFGQDVLEQEGVVAVRELLAGTENLHVEAVGTDTDHLTEIADSLREMGLEIVRSDVLKSQLHQPFNHFGTSVGDE; translated from the coding sequence ATGGACACCTACGAACTGGACGAGGTGGACCACGGTATTCTCTACTATCTCCAGCAGGACGCTCGCAACAGCACCAGCACAGAGATGGCCGAGGAGCTAGACATCACGGCCAGTACGGTCCGGAATCGCCTCGCTCGGTTGGAAGACGAGGGCGTCATCGAGAAGTACGTCCCCCAGATAGACTACGAGCGGGCCGGGTTTCAGCTTCGCGTGCTGTTCACCTGTACGGCCCCCGATCAGCCCGAGAACTTCGGACAGGACGTACTCGAACAGGAGGGCGTCGTCGCGGTCCGGGAACTGCTAGCCGGGACCGAGAACCTCCACGTCGAGGCGGTTGGCACCGATACGGACCACCTGACCGAGATCGCCGACTCCCTGCGCGAGATGGGACTGGAGATAGTTCGGTCGGACGTGCTGAAGTCCCAACTCCACCAACCGTTCAACCACTTCGGGACCTCCGTCGGCGACGAGTAG
- a CDS encoding lamin tail domain-containing protein gives MRRRTFLTSLAAATGGSAAGIELTGRVRGASGEIPELECYSTSSLVSYDYTPLTDDSIVPVWAEETATNGDADSSNDAVVYGDDAKIPLVAADWNVVGFGSMLATDSDTNWQRGNEEFLLNVWDDALGGSGTVLWDEGHGQYYTRSTFSQFASYAESEGYTVTATSSLTADLSGADAAVITSPSTAFTQSELQALGDFVSNGGWLFLHDQSDYGGYDETANLNDIAGFLELAFRFNDDQVTDQIRNGGEPYQPTTTRFNASFPYFSDREGLGLDPTKTYSVPVQEVIDGDTVKVTLPDGTTENVRILGTDTPEKAANDQYERIQEWEGIESNTYLEERAAEATTFGQNELGGKTVDLVFDENEPVRDAFGRVLGYLYYDKSGDGTRDANYNHQLVKQGHARVYDSSFAKHREFRASEETARANGTQVWARSDPDASPEIRDSPVTQLFFPKTASVRTTGGAVPDSRVPVYAETSATQRLDGGYSYSGDIPLVAVDEAASVAVVGGPFVDESYEKGEGYSTDTSTYGNYPFLTNLVDLLGDSSGDILIDGGHGQFDAGYGLSAEDAAYYMRYLEGQDIGFEGVNEFTSATLDGARAVVVTTPPESFTASEIDALNNFVADGGAVVLMGSGQTSSAARANVNDLASGLGTDLRVNADQVVDSTNSVAASAAVPETTVFDTSFPLFDAYTPDDGGSSGPPVSIPTISPDGSTLNDEYVDVRNDGSRSLDLTGWTLEDEAGNDYAFPDGFSLDAGETVRVHSGSGTDSATDLYWGGSYVWNNDSDTAYVYDDDGALVVKKSYPTNDDGSGSQGTIRVATVSADGSTLNDEYVDFENTGSGAQDLTGWTVEDAAGNSYQFPDGFSLGAGETVRLHSGDGTDSATDLYWGGYYIWNNGGDTVLLYDDGGSLHTEYSY, from the coding sequence ATGCGGAGACGCACTTTCCTGACCTCGCTCGCGGCCGCGACGGGCGGTTCGGCCGCAGGTATCGAACTGACCGGGCGCGTCCGCGGAGCGTCCGGCGAGATTCCCGAACTCGAATGCTACTCCACGTCGAGTCTGGTGAGTTACGACTACACGCCGCTGACCGACGACTCCATCGTGCCGGTGTGGGCCGAGGAGACCGCGACGAACGGCGACGCCGATTCGAGCAACGACGCCGTGGTCTACGGCGACGACGCGAAGATTCCGCTGGTCGCGGCCGACTGGAACGTCGTCGGCTTCGGGTCGATGCTGGCGACCGACAGCGACACCAACTGGCAACGGGGCAACGAGGAGTTCCTGCTCAACGTCTGGGACGACGCGCTCGGCGGGTCGGGCACCGTCCTCTGGGACGAGGGCCACGGCCAGTACTACACTCGCTCGACGTTCTCGCAGTTCGCGTCCTACGCCGAGAGCGAGGGCTACACCGTGACCGCGACCTCGTCGCTCACCGCCGACCTCTCGGGGGCCGACGCCGCGGTCATCACGTCGCCGAGTACCGCGTTCACCCAGTCGGAGCTACAGGCTCTCGGCGACTTCGTGTCGAACGGCGGGTGGCTGTTCCTCCACGACCAGTCGGACTACGGCGGCTACGACGAGACCGCGAACCTCAACGACATCGCCGGGTTCCTCGAACTCGCGTTCCGGTTCAACGACGACCAAGTGACCGACCAAATCCGCAACGGCGGCGAACCGTACCAGCCGACCACCACCCGATTCAACGCCTCGTTCCCCTACTTCTCGGACCGCGAAGGACTCGGCCTCGACCCCACCAAGACCTACTCGGTGCCGGTGCAAGAGGTCATCGACGGCGACACGGTGAAGGTCACGCTCCCCGACGGTACGACCGAGAACGTCCGCATCCTCGGAACCGACACGCCCGAGAAGGCGGCCAACGACCAGTACGAGCGCATCCAAGAGTGGGAAGGCATCGAGTCGAACACCTACCTCGAAGAGCGGGCCGCCGAGGCGACCACCTTCGGACAGAACGAACTCGGCGGGAAGACGGTGGACCTCGTGTTCGACGAGAACGAACCGGTTCGGGACGCCTTCGGCCGCGTGCTGGGCTACCTCTACTACGACAAGTCCGGCGACGGCACCCGCGACGCCAACTACAACCACCAACTCGTCAAGCAGGGCCACGCCCGCGTCTACGACTCGTCGTTCGCCAAGCACCGCGAGTTCCGCGCCTCCGAGGAGACCGCCCGAGCCAACGGCACGCAGGTCTGGGCGCGGAGCGACCCCGACGCGTCCCCGGAGATTCGTGACAGTCCCGTCACGCAACTGTTCTTCCCGAAGACCGCGAGCGTCCGGACGACCGGCGGCGCGGTCCCCGACTCGCGGGTCCCGGTCTACGCCGAGACCAGCGCGACCCAGCGCCTCGACGGCGGCTACAGCTACAGCGGCGACATCCCGCTCGTGGCCGTGGACGAGGCGGCCAGCGTCGCCGTGGTCGGCGGCCCCTTCGTGGACGAGAGCTACGAGAAAGGCGAGGGCTACAGCACCGACACTTCGACCTACGGCAACTACCCCTTCCTGACGAACCTCGTGGACCTCCTCGGGGACTCGTCGGGCGACATTCTCATCGACGGCGGCCACGGCCAGTTCGACGCTGGCTACGGTCTCTCCGCCGAAGACGCCGCCTACTACATGCGCTACCTCGAAGGCCAAGACATCGGCTTCGAGGGCGTCAACGAGTTCACGAGCGCGACCCTCGACGGCGCGCGAGCGGTCGTCGTCACGACGCCGCCCGAGTCGTTCACCGCGAGCGAAATCGACGCGCTGAACAACTTCGTCGCGGACGGCGGCGCGGTCGTGCTGATGGGGAGCGGCCAGACCAGTTCGGCGGCCCGCGCGAACGTCAACGACCTCGCCAGCGGTCTCGGCACCGACCTCCGGGTCAACGCCGACCAAGTGGTAGACAGCACCAACAGCGTCGCCGCCAGCGCGGCGGTCCCCGAGACGACCGTCTTCGATACCTCCTTCCCGCTGTTCGACGCCTACACGCCCGACGACGGCGGGTCGTCCGGACCCCCGGTCTCCATCCCGACTATCAGCCCGGACGGTTCGACGCTGAACGACGAGTACGTGGACGTGAGAAACGACGGGTCGAGGAGCCTCGACCTGACCGGGTGGACCCTCGAAGACGAGGCGGGCAACGACTACGCGTTCCCCGACGGCTTCTCGCTCGACGCGGGCGAGACGGTCCGGGTCCACTCCGGGAGCGGCACCGACTCCGCCACGGACCTCTACTGGGGCGGGTCGTACGTCTGGAACAACGACAGCGACACGGCCTACGTCTACGACGACGACGGCGCGCTCGTCGTGAAGAAGTCCTACCCGACGAACGACGACGGTTCCGGTTCGCAGGGGACGATTCGAGTCGCGACGGTCAGCGCAGACGGTTCGACGCTCAACGACGAGTACGTGGACTTCGAGAACACCGGTTCGGGCGCGCAGGACCTGACCGGCTGGACCGTCGAGGACGCCGCGGGCAACAGCTATCAGTTCCCCGACGGCTTCTCGCTCGGCGCGGGCGAGACGGTGCGTCTCCACTCGGGCGACGGGACCGACTCCGCCACGGACCTCTACTGGGGTGGCTACTACATCTGGAACAACGGCGGCGACACGGTTCTCCTCTACGACGACGGCGGGAGCCTACACACCGAGTACAGCTACTGA
- a CDS encoding 2Fe-2S iron-sulfur cluster-binding protein, giving the protein MPTIRFRGEEVECQEGAILRDALLDAGLSPHNGAAQYLNCRGHATCGTCAVEVRGDASEMADDERRRLSMRPHDLDSGLRLSCQTRVEGDVEVVKHPGFWGQKVEDGEERREEVAPDADE; this is encoded by the coding sequence ATGCCGACGATTCGATTTCGGGGAGAGGAGGTCGAGTGTCAAGAGGGCGCGATTCTGCGCGACGCCCTCCTCGACGCGGGGCTGTCGCCGCACAACGGCGCGGCGCAGTACCTCAACTGCCGGGGGCACGCCACCTGCGGAACCTGCGCGGTCGAGGTCCGGGGCGACGCGAGCGAGATGGCCGACGACGAGCGCAGGCGACTCTCGATGCGGCCACACGACCTCGACTCCGGACTTCGGCTGTCGTGTCAGACCCGCGTCGAGGGCGACGTGGAGGTGGTGAAACACCCCGGTTTTTGGGGCCAGAAGGTCGAAGACGGCGAGGAACGCCGCGAGGAGGTCGCGCCCGACGCCGACGAGTAG
- a CDS encoding succinylglutamate desuccinylase/aspartoacylase family protein, with product MDHSAERVTLARLPSGVEIETTVHTYDGDDEGPTVYVQAAQHGREINGTETLRRVHDRLRSEEGFAGRLVAVPVADPLTFDRVSYTTPEQLDSVNPNMNRVWPGDPGGTVHERMAATLWEYVSEADAVVDLHTGSADMLTHVVFMEGHDESRALAEAFGTDLLLSEEAGEDADAEWADRDFDGKLRVAATREGIPTITPELAHNKQLVEDAVEAGVEGTLAVLRHLDLLPGDPDAPGERRLARNHLGRVTADDAGLFRLDPDRAVGQRVEPGERIGTLYDPTTYEVLQEAETDRAGILYSLTREATVSGGETLLSVALPRDE from the coding sequence ATGGACCACAGTGCAGAGCGCGTCACGCTCGCGCGACTCCCGTCCGGCGTCGAAATCGAGACCACGGTTCACACCTACGACGGCGACGACGAGGGACCGACCGTCTACGTGCAGGCCGCCCAGCACGGCCGAGAGATAAACGGGACCGAGACCCTGCGGCGGGTCCACGACCGCCTCCGCTCCGAGGAGGGGTTCGCGGGGCGACTCGTCGCGGTCCCGGTGGCCGACCCGCTCACGTTCGACCGGGTGTCCTACACCACGCCCGAGCAGTTGGACAGCGTGAACCCGAACATGAACCGGGTCTGGCCGGGCGACCCCGGCGGCACCGTCCACGAGCGCATGGCCGCGACGCTCTGGGAGTACGTCTCCGAGGCCGACGCCGTGGTGGACCTCCACACCGGGAGCGCCGACATGCTCACCCACGTCGTGTTCATGGAGGGCCACGACGAGTCGCGCGCGCTGGCCGAGGCGTTCGGCACCGACTTGCTCCTCTCCGAGGAGGCGGGCGAGGACGCCGACGCCGAGTGGGCCGACCGGGACTTCGACGGGAAACTCCGCGTCGCGGCGACCCGCGAGGGCATCCCGACTATCACGCCCGAACTCGCGCACAACAAGCAACTCGTGGAGGACGCGGTGGAGGCCGGGGTCGAGGGGACGCTGGCGGTCCTGCGCCACCTCGACCTCCTGCCCGGCGACCCGGACGCCCCCGGCGAGCGCCGACTCGCGCGCAACCACCTCGGCCGCGTCACGGCCGACGACGCGGGCCTGTTCCGACTCGACCCCGACCGCGCGGTCGGCCAGCGCGTCGAACCGGGCGAACGCATCGGGACGCTCTATGACCCGACGACCTACGAGGTGCTACAGGAAGCCGAGACCGACCGCGCCGGGATTCTGTACTCGCTGACCCGAGAGGCGACGGTTTCGGGCGGAGAGACGTTGCTGAGCGTGGCGCTCCCCCGAGACGAGTGA
- a CDS encoding outer membrane protein assembly factor BamB family protein, whose amino-acid sequence MARLTRLEAMTSPSDAPDSTRRRLLASGGLLVGTAGLAGCISGTGSKPTTSETPTTDDGQPADGATADEETADEVAAEPPGSTAWPQFGHDASNAGHARSASGPGADAALAWRFDAETPTMNSSPVVADGTVYAPGSGDPGYVHAIDAETGESVWRFEPAGYASCAPAVSDGRVYVGTWGKKFYALDAETGEQLWTNDAGHRFGSSSPAVADGTVYVGTVGDGPMVVSGEEDEEQFESCAVLALDAETGDERWRYDDFGEKENVESSIAVADGRVYFGGESAVYALDTDSGSVAWSREVAAHPQSSPAVADGTVYYGGPSAADEGPPAKLSALDAASGETVWTAGIEDTSLRTSPAIADGTVYVAASSTRACLLGGGEPSTETDDGGNGTDDGENGTNGGDGTEDGDSNCSGTNRGRLYALDAASGERRWTAELRTDTRSSPAVADGAVYVGNGDGLSAVSTGGESLWRIAFDGERDGGPYLDSSPAIGGGRVFVGASDGRLRAIGQK is encoded by the coding sequence ATGGCTCGGCTGACACGACTCGAAGCGATGACCAGTCCCTCCGACGCCCCCGATTCGACGCGGCGAAGGCTCCTCGCGAGTGGCGGTCTCCTCGTCGGGACCGCCGGACTCGCGGGCTGTATCTCCGGTACGGGGTCGAAACCCACTACGAGTGAGACGCCGACGACCGACGACGGGCAACCGGCCGACGGAGCGACGGCCGACGAGGAGACTGCCGACGAGGTCGCCGCGGAACCGCCCGGTTCGACGGCGTGGCCCCAGTTCGGCCACGACGCGAGCAACGCCGGGCACGCGCGGTCGGCCAGCGGTCCCGGCGCGGACGCCGCGCTGGCGTGGCGCTTCGACGCCGAGACGCCGACGATGAACTCCTCGCCCGTGGTCGCGGACGGCACCGTCTACGCGCCGGGGAGCGGCGACCCCGGCTACGTCCACGCCATCGACGCCGAGACCGGCGAATCGGTCTGGCGCTTCGAACCGGCGGGCTACGCGAGTTGCGCGCCCGCGGTCAGCGACGGCCGCGTCTACGTCGGGACGTGGGGGAAGAAATTCTACGCACTCGACGCCGAGACCGGCGAACAGCTTTGGACGAACGACGCGGGCCACCGGTTCGGGTCCTCCTCGCCCGCCGTCGCGGACGGCACCGTCTACGTCGGGACCGTCGGCGACGGGCCGATGGTCGTCAGCGGCGAGGAGGACGAGGAGCAGTTCGAGTCCTGTGCGGTCCTCGCGCTCGACGCCGAAACCGGCGACGAGCGGTGGCGCTACGACGACTTCGGCGAGAAGGAGAACGTCGAGTCGTCCATCGCGGTCGCGGACGGTCGGGTCTACTTCGGCGGCGAGTCGGCGGTGTACGCGCTCGACACTGACTCGGGGTCGGTCGCGTGGTCCCGCGAGGTCGCGGCCCACCCACAGTCGTCGCCCGCGGTCGCGGACGGAACGGTGTACTACGGCGGGCCGTCGGCCGCCGACGAGGGTCCGCCCGCGAAGTTGTCCGCCCTCGACGCGGCGTCGGGCGAGACGGTCTGGACCGCCGGTATCGAGGACACCAGCCTCCGGACCTCCCCCGCAATCGCGGACGGGACGGTGTACGTCGCGGCCTCCTCGACGCGGGCGTGTCTCCTCGGCGGCGGGGAGCCGAGTACCGAGACCGACGACGGCGGGAACGGTACCGACGACGGCGAGAACGGCACCAACGGCGGAGACGGCACCGAAGACGGCGACTCGAACTGCTCGGGGACCAACCGCGGGCGACTCTACGCCCTCGACGCGGCCAGCGGCGAACGCCGGTGGACCGCCGAACTCCGGACCGACACGCGCTCGTCGCCAGCGGTCGCCGACGGCGCGGTCTACGTCGGCAACGGCGACGGACTCTCGGCGGTCTCGACCGGCGGCGAGAGCTTGTGGCGCATCGCCTTCGACGGGGAGCGCGACGGCGGCCCGTACCTCGATTCGTCGCCCGCAATCGGCGGCGGTCGCGTCTTCGTCGGCGCGTCGGACGGCCGCCTGCGCGCAATCGGACAGAAATAA
- a CDS encoding PAS domain S-box protein → MNEPAEASGSAFWGDADDEEALRRYRTLLDDIGEGVYRLDAEGRFVGVNDALLTTTGYARDELLGEHLGALLDASDLAAVERETERRLAGEAGESVAVALRAADGDAIPAEVSVSVCVADGEFRGATGVVREADRDAHRRRAAAVLDASPVGVVVRDADGAVVRANDRAGDLLGASAGECRTGTSDERPLAESGPDSAAPPRFYDEEGRRVPPDERPSARVAATGESVAGSVLRVEPPDGERRWLSVEAAPVSPDGDTERVVATYEDVTDLKERERELENELSEIFGRVTDAFYALDDEWQFTHANDRAEELVDYRGEGLVGRKLWDVFEWAADSKLADEYREAMATQEPTAFELYYPEPLEAWYEIRAYPSESGLSVYFRDVTERKRRERELEESERRYRSLAEYFPNGIVTLFDPDCEYTLAAGQAFDYIPVEPGDLEGRHFRDVWDAETADGLEPAFSAALDGEKRSVEVSYAGREWVVHAVPITDEGGDVFAGMTMAQDVTEQKERERYLREAKSQLEAATEAGAVGTWEWRIQEDEMVTGTSFAETFGVDPEAARDGVSLDRYIEAIHDEDRERVEREIAAAVESGEDYEAEYRVWNDDDELRWVVARGHVECDDEGEPVTFPGALTDITERKRAERELEDHRKQLETLFEVLPVGVVVADEDGGGVEMNDAATEIVGENPFTPDSVAEYDGYPGRWADTGEPVAPDEWTLARVLRGEEVTDPDVYELDAGDGERRTVMVHGMPIRDASGEVTRGVATVTDVTEREEREQRLQRQNERLESFASMLAHELRNPVTIGQIYSSQLPEGRASEAVGYVTEAFDRIEEMIDVMLVLTRGREAVGECNDVALAAVAREAWDGIDAPETSLDVEVTETVRADETYLRHLLRNLFENAIRHGDATTVLLGETETGFYVADDGSGIPAEERERVFEAGFTTAAGEGGTGLGLAFVEELAAVYGWRCRVIDSESGGARFEFENVDGGRA, encoded by the coding sequence ATGAACGAACCGGCGGAGGCTTCGGGGTCGGCGTTCTGGGGCGACGCCGACGACGAGGAGGCCCTCCGGCGCTATCGGACGCTCCTCGACGACATCGGCGAAGGCGTCTACCGACTCGACGCCGAGGGTCGCTTCGTCGGCGTCAACGACGCGCTCCTGACGACGACCGGCTACGCCCGCGACGAGTTGCTCGGCGAACACCTCGGCGCGCTCCTCGACGCCAGCGACCTCGCGGCCGTCGAGCGCGAGACCGAGCGCCGACTCGCTGGTGAGGCAGGCGAGTCGGTCGCGGTGGCGCTCCGGGCGGCCGACGGCGACGCGATTCCGGCCGAGGTGTCGGTCTCGGTCTGCGTCGCCGACGGCGAGTTCCGGGGCGCGACCGGCGTCGTCCGCGAGGCCGACCGGGACGCCCACCGGCGACGGGCCGCGGCGGTCTTGGACGCGAGTCCCGTCGGCGTCGTCGTCCGCGACGCCGACGGAGCGGTCGTGCGGGCCAACGACCGGGCCGGGGACCTCCTCGGCGCGTCCGCGGGCGAGTGCCGAACCGGGACGAGCGACGAGCGCCCGCTGGCCGAATCCGGGCCGGACTCGGCCGCCCCACCGCGGTTCTACGACGAGGAGGGTCGCCGCGTCCCTCCGGACGAGCGCCCGTCTGCTCGCGTGGCGGCGACCGGCGAGTCGGTCGCCGGGAGCGTCCTGCGCGTCGAACCGCCGGACGGCGAGCGGCGATGGCTGTCGGTCGAGGCCGCGCCGGTCTCGCCCGACGGCGACACGGAGCGCGTCGTCGCGACCTACGAGGACGTGACCGACCTCAAGGAGCGCGAGCGCGAACTCGAAAACGAACTCAGCGAGATATTCGGCCGCGTGACCGACGCGTTCTACGCGCTGGACGACGAGTGGCAGTTCACCCACGCCAACGACCGCGCCGAGGAACTCGTCGATTACCGGGGCGAGGGACTGGTCGGCCGGAAGCTCTGGGACGTGTTCGAGTGGGCCGCCGACTCGAAACTCGCCGACGAGTACCGCGAGGCGATGGCGACCCAAGAGCCGACCGCCTTCGAACTCTACTACCCCGAGCCGCTGGAAGCGTGGTACGAAATCCGGGCGTACCCATCCGAGAGTGGCCTCTCCGTCTACTTCCGGGACGTGACCGAGCGCAAACGCCGCGAGCGCGAGTTAGAGGAGTCCGAGCGACGCTATCGCTCGCTCGCGGAGTACTTCCCGAACGGCATCGTGACGCTGTTCGACCCCGACTGCGAGTACACGCTGGCAGCGGGCCAAGCGTTCGACTACATCCCAGTCGAACCCGGCGACCTCGAAGGCAGACACTTCCGGGACGTGTGGGACGCCGAGACCGCCGACGGACTCGAACCGGCGTTCTCGGCCGCGCTCGACGGCGAGAAGCGGTCGGTCGAGGTGAGCTACGCCGGACGCGAGTGGGTCGTCCACGCGGTGCCCATCACCGACGAGGGCGGCGACGTGTTCGCCGGGATGACGATGGCCCAAGACGTGACCGAGCAGAAAGAACGGGAGCGATACCTGCGGGAGGCCAAGTCCCAACTGGAGGCCGCGACCGAGGCGGGCGCGGTCGGCACGTGGGAGTGGCGGATTCAGGAAGACGAGATGGTGACGGGCACGTCGTTCGCCGAGACGTTCGGCGTGGACCCCGAGGCGGCCCGCGATGGCGTCTCGCTCGACCGATACATCGAGGCCATCCACGACGAGGACCGCGAGCGCGTCGAGCGCGAGATAGCCGCGGCCGTCGAGAGCGGCGAGGACTACGAAGCGGAGTACCGGGTCTGGAACGACGACGACGAACTCCGCTGGGTGGTCGCGCGGGGCCACGTCGAGTGCGACGACGAGGGCGAACCCGTCACGTTCCCCGGTGCGCTCACCGACATCACCGAGCGCAAGCGGGCCGAACGCGAACTCGAAGACCACCGCAAACAGCTCGAAACGCTCTTCGAGGTCCTGCCCGTCGGCGTCGTCGTCGCGGACGAAGACGGCGGCGGCGTCGAGATGAACGACGCCGCGACCGAAATCGTCGGCGAGAACCCGTTCACTCCCGACAGCGTCGCGGAGTACGACGGCTATCCGGGCCGGTGGGCCGACACCGGCGAACCGGTCGCCCCCGACGAGTGGACGCTGGCCCGCGTCCTCCGCGGCGAGGAGGTAACCGACCCCGACGTGTACGAACTCGACGCGGGAGACGGCGAGCGCCGGACGGTCATGGTCCACGGGATGCCGATTCGGGACGCGAGCGGCGAAGTCACTCGCGGGGTCGCCACCGTGACCGACGTGACCGAGCGCGAGGAGCGCGAACAGCGCCTGCAACGCCAGAACGAGCGCCTCGAAAGCTTCGCCAGCATGCTCGCTCACGAACTGCGCAACCCCGTCACCATCGGCCAAATCTACAGCAGTCAACTGCCCGAGGGCCGAGCGTCCGAAGCGGTCGGCTACGTCACGGAGGCGTTCGACCGCATCGAGGAGATGATAGACGTGATGTTGGTCCTGACGCGGGGCCGAGAGGCCGTCGGCGAGTGCAACGACGTGGCGCTGGCGGCGGTGGCCCGCGAGGCGTGGGACGGAATCGACGCCCCGGAGACGAGCCTCGACGTGGAAGTCACGGAGACGGTTCGGGCCGACGAGACGTACCTCCGGCACCTGTTGCGGAACCTGTTCGAGAACGCAATTCGACACGGCGACGCGACGACCGTTCTCCTCGGCGAGACCGAGACGGGGTTCTACGTCGCCGACGACGGGAGCGGGATTCCGGCCGAGGAGCGCGAGCGCGTCTTCGAGGCCGGATTCACCACGGCGGCGGGCGAGGGCGGCACGGGACTCGGCCTCGCGTTCGTCGAGGAACTCGCGGCGGTCTACGGGTGGCGATGTCGCGTGATCGACAGCGAGTCGGGGGGCGCGCGCTTCGAGTTCGAGAACGTGGACGGCGGCCGAGCGTAG
- a CDS encoding HalOD1 output domain-containing protein: MCDESRPTSEKIIAEIADRNGADATELHPPLYEVIDVEALDALFAPDRGLQPCDGRVEFTYGSWRVRVESDGSVAVEPGDES; the protein is encoded by the coding sequence ATGTGCGACGAGTCACGGCCGACGAGCGAAAAAATAATTGCAGAAATCGCCGACCGAAACGGCGCGGACGCCACGGAACTGCACCCGCCGCTCTACGAGGTAATCGACGTGGAGGCGTTAGACGCCCTCTTCGCGCCCGACCGCGGACTCCAGCCCTGCGACGGTCGAGTCGAGTTCACGTACGGGTCGTGGCGGGTCCGCGTCGAGAGCGATGGATCGGTCGCCGTCGAACCGGGTGACGAGTCGTGA